Within Amycolatopsis sp. cg5, the genomic segment GCGAAGAGCTTCCCGACCGGCGCGCCGCTGAAATAGGCGTTGGTGTGCGAGAGCACCGCGCCGTCCTGGTACGCGTCGAGCGCGCTCGGCAGCAGGCCGCTGTCGAGGAAGATCCGCTTCTGCTGCTCGGGCGCGGTCAGCCAGGTCGCCAGGTCGTACGCCTGCTTCTGGTGCGTGCCCTGCGCGGGGATGGTCAGGTACGAGCCGCCCCAGTTGCCGCCCTTGCCGGGAATCGACGTGACGTCCCATTTGCCTGCCAGCTCGGGGCCGCCCGCCTCCTGGATCTGGGTCAGCATCCAGGCCGGGCAGGTGATGGTCGCGAACCGGCTCTGCTTGATCGCCACGGTCCACGGCTGGGTGAACGGGGTGACCCTGGCGGTCTGCCCTTTCGCGCCGATACCGCCCGCGAGCGCGAACGCCGAGTGGATCGCCGGATTGGTGTCGCCGATGAACCCGTCGTCGGCCTTGGCGAAGTAGTTCTCTTCGGACTGGTTGATGATCGCGGTGTAAATGGTGCCGTCCGAGTCGGCGAACTTCGCGTCCGTCACCTTGCCGGAGAACCGGTCCGCCACCTGCGCGAACTGCTCCCAGGTCGGCCACAAGGCCGCGACGGCCTCGCGGTCCGTCGGCAAGCCCGCCTTTTCGTAGAGGTCGCGGCGGTAACACATCGCGAGGCTGCCCATGTCGGTGCCGAGTCCCATGACGAAGTCGCCGACGGCGCCCTGTTCCCATTTCCACGGCCGCCACCGCGGGCGGAGGTCTTTCGCGCCGAATTGCGCCAGGTCCGCGAACTTGTCCTTGGACTGCCGGAACTGCGGCATGTACTGCTCTTCGATGGCGACGACGTCCGCCGCACCGCGCCCGGCGCCGAGGCTGGTCGCGAGTTGTTTGTGATGTGTTTCGAAGTCCGCCACCCGGCTGACCACGGTCGTTCCGGGATGCGCCTTCTCGTACTCTTTGAAAAGTTTTTCATAACCGAATTCGCCGAATGTCGCGACGGTCAGCGTCACCGGCCCGTCCGCTTTCGGTTCAGCCGCCGTGCCTGAACAACCCGCGAGTACCAACGCGCAGGTCAGCATCGCGGCGATCGCCGGTAAACCTTTCGGGCGGGCCATGACTCTCCTTCGG encodes:
- a CDS encoding ABC transporter substrate-binding protein; translation: MARPKGLPAIAAMLTCALVLAGCSGTAAEPKADGPVTLTVATFGEFGYEKLFKEYEKAHPGTTVVSRVADFETHHKQLATSLGAGRGAADVVAIEEQYMPQFRQSKDKFADLAQFGAKDLRPRWRPWKWEQGAVGDFVMGLGTDMGSLAMCYRRDLYEKAGLPTDREAVAALWPTWEQFAQVADRFSGKVTDAKFADSDGTIYTAIINQSEENYFAKADDGFIGDTNPAIHSAFALAGGIGAKGQTARVTPFTQPWTVAIKQSRFATITCPAWMLTQIQEAGGPELAGKWDVTSIPGKGGNWGGSYLTIPAQGTHQKQAYDLATWLTAPEQQKRIFLDSGLLPSALDAYQDGAVLSHTNAYFSGAPVGKLFAASAEALRPNYRGLHDAHVRPAFGHGLGRVEEGKQNVDQAWDQSVTEARAAASN